The following are encoded in a window of uncultured Pseudomonas sp. genomic DNA:
- a CDS encoding type III PLP-dependent enzyme, whose translation MSIKVEDYYAPATFQRMKTFADTQETPFVVIDTAIISQAYDDLRAGFEFASIYYAVKANPAVEIIDLLKDKGSSFDIASIYELDKVLSRGVTPDRISYGNTIKKSKDIRYFYEKGVRLFSTDSEADLRNIAKAAPGSKIYVRILTEGSTTADWPLSRKFGCQTDMAMDLLILARDLGLVPYGISFHVGSQQRDISVWDAAIAKVKVIFERLKEEDGITLKLINMGGGFPANYITRTNSLETYAEEIIRFLKEDFGDDLPEIILEPGRSLIANAGILVSEVVLVARKSRTAVERWVYVDVGLFSGLIETMGEAIKFPIYTEKKGEMEEVVIAGPTCDSADIMYENYKYGLPLNLAIGDRVYWLSTGAYTTSYSAVEFNGFPPLKAFYL comes from the coding sequence ATGTCGATCAAGGTCGAAGATTATTACGCCCCCGCCACCTTTCAGCGCATGAAGACGTTTGCTGATACTCAGGAAACCCCGTTTGTGGTGATCGATACCGCAATTATCAGCCAGGCCTATGACGACCTGCGCGCCGGTTTCGAGTTCGCCAGCATCTATTACGCCGTCAAGGCCAACCCAGCCGTCGAGATTATCGACCTGCTCAAGGACAAAGGCTCCAGCTTCGACATCGCCTCGATCTATGAGCTGGATAAGGTCTTGAGCCGTGGTGTAACGCCAGACCGCATTAGCTATGGCAACACCATCAAGAAATCCAAGGACATCCGTTACTTCTACGAGAAGGGCGTGCGGCTGTTCTCCACCGACTCGGAAGCCGACCTGCGCAACATTGCCAAGGCCGCACCGGGCTCGAAAATCTATGTGCGTATCCTCACTGAAGGCTCGACTACCGCGGACTGGCCGCTGTCGCGCAAGTTCGGCTGCCAGACCGACATGGCCATGGATCTGCTGATTCTCGCCCGCGACCTGGGCCTGGTGCCTTATGGCATCTCGTTCCACGTTGGCTCGCAGCAGCGTGATATTTCCGTGTGGGACGCGGCGATCGCTAAGGTCAAAGTGATCTTCGAGCGTCTGAAAGAAGAAGACGGCATTACCCTCAAGCTGATCAACATGGGTGGCGGCTTCCCGGCCAACTACATCACCCGTACCAACAGCCTGGAAACCTATGCCGAGGAAATCATCCGCTTCCTTAAAGAAGACTTCGGTGACGACCTGCCGGAAATCATCCTGGAGCCGGGCCGCTCGCTGATTGCCAACGCCGGCATCCTGGTCAGTGAAGTGGTGCTGGTGGCGCGTAAGTCGCGCACCGCAGTGGAGCGTTGGGTGTATGTCGATGTGGGCCTGTTCAGCGGTCTGATTGAAACCATGGGCGAGGCGATCAAGTTCCCGATCTACACCGAGAAGAAGGGTGAGATGGAAGAGGTGGTGATCGCCGGCCCGACCTGCGACAGCGCCGACATCATGTACGAGAACTACAAGTACGGCCTGCCGCTCAATCTGGCAATTGGCGACCGTGTCTACTGGCTCTCCACCGGTGCTTACACCACCAGCTACAGCGCCGTGGAGTTCAATGGCTTCCCGCCGTTGAAGGCCTTCTACTTGTAA
- a CDS encoding NAD(P)/FAD-dependent oxidoreductase encodes MSLKIAILGAGPSGLAQLRSFVSAQLAEHEEMPEIVCFEKQNDLGGMWNYTWRTGLDKHGEPVHGSMYRYLWSNGPKECLEFADYSFDEHFGRAIPSYPPREVLKNYIMGRIERKDVRQYIRFETAVRWVNFDEQTQKFSVTVMDHREDQLRTEEFDFVVVATGHFSTPNVPYFPGIERFPGRVLHAHDFRDALEFKDKDLLLVGSSYSAEDIGTQCHKYGAKSVTFSYRSSPLGYDWPAGMTEVPLLERLEDNVAHFSDGSSKAVDAIILCTGYQHSFPFLPDDLRLQTHNRLYPQSLYKGLFWESNPRLIYLGMQDQYFTFNMFDAQAWYARDVMLGRIPLPDAATMQADMHDWLSREEALENASAEIDFQAAYVRDLLQPTDYPEFAVEAQGELFKRWKQDKKLDIMGYRNQCYTSTVTGTAAPELPAPWLEILDDSLEHFLSHDYADGVAEPEEQVSV; translated from the coding sequence TTGTCCCTGAAAATCGCTATTCTTGGGGCCGGTCCTAGCGGGCTCGCTCAACTTCGATCTTTTGTTTCCGCCCAGCTTGCCGAGCATGAAGAAATGCCTGAAATCGTCTGCTTCGAGAAGCAGAATGACCTCGGCGGCATGTGGAATTACACCTGGCGTACTGGCCTGGATAAACACGGTGAGCCGGTGCATGGCAGCATGTACCGCTACCTCTGGTCCAACGGCCCGAAAGAGTGCCTTGAGTTCGCCGACTACTCCTTCGATGAGCACTTCGGTCGCGCGATTCCCTCCTATCCGCCGCGTGAAGTGCTGAAGAATTACATCATGGGGCGTATCGAGCGCAAAGATGTGCGTCAGTACATCCGCTTTGAAACGGCCGTGCGCTGGGTCAACTTCGACGAACAAACGCAGAAATTCAGCGTGACGGTAATGGATCACCGCGAAGATCAACTGCGCACCGAAGAGTTTGATTTCGTGGTGGTCGCCACTGGTCACTTCTCCACGCCAAATGTGCCGTACTTTCCAGGCATCGAGCGCTTCCCCGGGCGAGTTCTGCATGCCCATGATTTCCGCGATGCGCTGGAGTTCAAGGACAAAGACCTGCTGCTGGTCGGTAGCAGTTACTCGGCCGAAGACATCGGTACGCAGTGCCACAAGTACGGCGCGAAGTCGGTGACCTTCAGCTACCGCTCAAGCCCTCTGGGTTACGACTGGCCCGCGGGTATGACCGAAGTGCCGCTGCTGGAGCGTCTGGAAGACAACGTGGCGCATTTCAGTGATGGCAGCAGCAAGGCGGTGGATGCGATCATTTTGTGTACCGGTTACCAGCACAGCTTCCCCTTCCTGCCGGATGACCTGCGCCTGCAGACGCACAACCGTCTGTACCCGCAGAGCCTGTACAAGGGCCTGTTCTGGGAGAGCAATCCGCGCTTGATCTACCTCGGTATGCAGGATCAGTACTTCACCTTCAACATGTTCGATGCTCAGGCCTGGTATGCCCGCGATGTCATGCTCGGGCGCATTCCCTTGCCGGATGCCGCAACGATGCAGGCGGATATGCACGATTGGCTGAGCCGCGAAGAAGCGCTGGAAAATGCCAGTGCGGAAATCGATTTCCAGGCGGCTTATGTGCGCGACCTGTTGCAGCCGACCGACTACCCCGAGTTTGCCGTTGAGGCTCAAGGCGAGCTGTTCAAGCGCTGGAAGCAGGACAAGAAGCTCGACATCATGGGCTATCGCAACCAGTGCTATACCTCGACCGTCACGGGCACCGCAGCCCCTGAATTGCCAGCCCCTTGGCTGGAGATTCTCGATGATTCGCTGGAGCACTTCCTCAGCCATGACTATGCCGATGGTGTGGCAGAGCCTGAGGAACAGGTCAGCGTCTGA
- a CDS encoding TonB-dependent siderophore receptor translates to MTASRLNPLYLALLGAFAAPAALADSNSALEIPAATVTGQQQQNGYKPSRSTSAMKIDAPLRDIPQTVNVIPQSVIKDQGAQSMEDVLKNVPGVGLSNGDGQRDQVTIRGFSAIGDQYIDGIRDDALYYRDLSNIERVEVIKGPAAVLYGRGSSGGLINSVSKRPTFAPVQEVGVSVDSEGKKRTQFDAGWADQEHGDKALRVTGAVEDSDGFRDDAFLERKALAASSYFKLSDDLELNLGASYLYDKRLIDFGIPALNGRPVDVDRETRFGSADPDQDYTRSEVFSFSAGLEYQINDDFSLSNTSRYYHYDLDRNNTLAHTDAKRFVTAANGELLVKLRRGNVQRKEDGWFNQTELKQQAQIAGMQHSLLYGVELGRQNKHQTVFSQSDVARVPVFRDGLVDVPFQAAQMTSKGLNTQDTAGFYVQDLVELAPQWKALLGVRYDVFDQAFADDLSGQDISRTDRTWSPRVGLVYQPDQIQSYYVSVSRSYQPSGETFPLNNSIKDLEPEQTTNYELGGKWDLLDQRLSLTASVFRLERTDMKTSDPANPGQTILAGEQRTDGFEATLSGQLSDKWQVYGGYAYLDAEITKSTSFTNGVANQGQTPTLTPRNSANLWLVRSLNQQWRVGMGANYVDERYTALDNATVMPSYTTYDAALLYNQPQWDAALRLRNVFDKEYYASAHGSVDLITPGAPRSLELSANYRF, encoded by the coding sequence GTGACCGCCTCACGCTTAAACCCACTCTACCTAGCCCTGCTGGGCGCTTTCGCCGCGCCAGCAGCACTCGCCGACTCGAACAGCGCCCTGGAGATTCCAGCCGCCACCGTTACCGGGCAGCAACAGCAAAACGGCTACAAACCCAGTCGCAGCACCAGCGCGATGAAGATCGACGCACCGCTGCGCGACATTCCGCAGACGGTCAATGTCATCCCGCAGAGCGTAATCAAGGATCAGGGCGCACAGTCGATGGAAGACGTGTTGAAGAACGTGCCTGGCGTGGGCCTGTCCAACGGCGACGGCCAGCGCGACCAGGTCACCATCCGCGGCTTCAGCGCCATCGGCGACCAGTACATCGACGGCATCCGTGACGACGCGCTGTACTACCGCGACCTGTCGAATATCGAGCGAGTGGAAGTGATCAAGGGCCCAGCCGCGGTGCTCTACGGCCGAGGCTCTTCGGGCGGCCTGATCAACAGCGTGAGCAAGCGCCCAACCTTCGCCCCGGTGCAGGAAGTTGGCGTTTCGGTCGACAGCGAAGGCAAGAAGCGCACCCAGTTCGATGCCGGCTGGGCCGACCAGGAGCACGGTGACAAAGCCCTGCGCGTGACCGGCGCAGTGGAAGACAGCGACGGCTTTCGCGACGACGCCTTCCTTGAGCGCAAGGCCCTGGCCGCGTCGAGTTACTTCAAACTGTCCGATGACCTGGAGCTCAACCTGGGCGCCAGCTACCTGTACGACAAGCGCCTGATCGACTTCGGCATTCCGGCGCTAAACGGCCGCCCGGTGGATGTCGACCGTGAGACCCGCTTCGGCTCCGCCGACCCGGACCAAGACTACACCCGCAGCGAGGTGTTCTCCTTCAGCGCCGGCCTCGAGTACCAGATCAACGACGACTTCAGCCTGTCCAACACCAGCCGTTACTACCACTACGACCTGGATCGCAATAACACCCTGGCGCACACCGATGCCAAGCGCTTCGTCACTGCGGCCAACGGCGAGCTGCTAGTCAAACTGCGCCGCGGCAACGTGCAGCGCAAGGAAGATGGCTGGTTCAACCAGACCGAACTGAAGCAGCAGGCGCAGATTGCCGGTATGCAGCACAGCCTGCTCTATGGGGTAGAACTGGGTCGGCAGAACAAGCACCAGACAGTTTTCAGCCAGAGCGACGTGGCACGGGTGCCGGTGTTCCGCGATGGCTTGGTCGACGTGCCGTTCCAGGCCGCGCAAATGACCTCCAAAGGGCTTAACACCCAGGACACCGCCGGCTTCTACGTGCAGGATCTGGTCGAGCTGGCGCCGCAGTGGAAGGCCCTGCTCGGCGTGCGTTACGACGTGTTCGACCAGGCCTTCGCTGACGACCTGAGCGGCCAAGATATCTCGCGCACCGACCGCACCTGGAGCCCACGGGTCGGCCTGGTCTACCAGCCGGACCAAATTCAGTCCTATTACGTCTCGGTGAGTCGCTCCTACCAGCCGTCAGGCGAAACCTTCCCGCTGAATAACTCGATCAAAGACCTGGAGCCAGAGCAGACCACCAACTATGAGCTGGGTGGCAAATGGGACCTGCTCGATCAGCGCCTGTCGCTCACCGCCTCGGTGTTCCGCCTTGAGCGCACCGACATGAAGACCAGCGATCCAGCCAACCCAGGCCAGACGATCCTCGCCGGCGAGCAGCGCACCGATGGTTTCGAAGCGACCCTAAGCGGCCAGCTCAGCGACAAGTGGCAGGTGTATGGCGGCTACGCCTATCTGGACGCCGAAATCACCAAGTCCACCAGCTTCACCAATGGCGTGGCTAACCAGGGCCAAACGCCCACCCTGACCCCACGCAATAGCGCCAACCTGTGGCTGGTACGCTCACTGAATCAGCAGTGGCGTGTCGGCATGGGCGCCAACTATGTCGACGAGCGTTATACCGCTCTGGACAACGCCACCGTTATGCCCAGCTACACCACCTACGATGCGGCGTTGCTGTACAACCAGCCACAGTGGGACGCAGCCCTGCGCCTGCGTAACGTGTTCGACAAGGAGTATTACGCCTCGGCCCACGGTTCGGTGGACCTGATCACCCCCGGCGCGCCACGCAGCCTGGAGCTGAGCGCCAACTACCGCTTCTGA
- a CDS encoding Fe2+-dependent dioxygenase — MMLSIADVLTPEQVAQCRQAFEQASWQDGRGTAGHQAAKAKANQQLAQDDPLAVQVGDFIVQRLGSHPQFVSAALPLKVLPPRFNRYSGGGRYGNHIDNSIFSVPGTPQRVRSDLSATLFFSEPDEYDGGELVIEDNYGSHRVKLPAGHLVLYPGSSLHRVEPVTRGVRYAAFFWIQSLVREDNQRSMLLELDKAIQALTQQVPDSAELARLTGVYHNLLRHWANT; from the coding sequence ATGATGCTGAGCATTGCCGATGTACTAACGCCTGAGCAGGTGGCGCAATGCCGTCAGGCCTTCGAGCAGGCCAGCTGGCAGGATGGACGGGGTACGGCAGGTCATCAGGCCGCCAAAGCCAAGGCTAATCAGCAGCTGGCTCAGGATGATCCGCTGGCAGTGCAGGTCGGTGACTTCATCGTGCAGCGCTTGGGCAGTCATCCGCAGTTTGTCTCCGCCGCTCTGCCGCTCAAGGTATTGCCGCCGCGTTTCAACCGCTACAGCGGTGGTGGCCGCTATGGCAACCATATTGATAACTCGATTTTCAGTGTGCCGGGTACGCCACAAAGGGTGCGCAGCGACCTGTCGGCCACGTTGTTTTTCAGCGAGCCAGATGAGTACGACGGCGGCGAGTTGGTGATCGAAGACAACTACGGCAGTCACCGGGTGAAGTTACCGGCGGGGCATCTGGTGCTGTATCCCGGCAGCAGTTTGCACCGGGTTGAGCCGGTGACTCGTGGTGTGCGCTATGCGGCGTTTTTCTGGATTCAGAGCCTGGTGCGTGAAGACAACCAGCGCAGCATGTTGCTGGAGCTGGATAAGGCGATCCAGGCGTTGACTCAGCAGGTGCCGGACAGCGCCGAGTTGGCGCGGTTGACCGGCGTTTATCACAACCTGCTGCGCCATTGGGCCAACACTTGA
- a CDS encoding alpha-hydroxy acid oxidase, whose protein sequence is MPLAKLTQIPPSIAAVADYEPLARQRMSAQAWAYMAGGAADELTLADNQAAFRHIRLRTRVLADLSGGNTHLSLFGQAFAHPIFLAPVAYQQLAHADGELATVLAASAVQAGMVLSTQASVSLEAVAEQAHNPLWFQLYIQPDRAFTQALVKRAEAAGYQALVLTVDAPVNGMRNREQRVGFCLPEGIEAVNLRGMQSLRESAEPSGGLLLGGALLAAAPGWADVQWLRSLTRLPILLKGVMTAEDAQRALAEGVDGIIVSNHGGRTLDGQPATIEVLAEIAAAVQGRVPLLLDGGIRRGTDVFKALALGADAVLVGRPYVYGLATAGASGVAHVVQLLRAELEVAMALTGCRDLASIGGECVRVSAH, encoded by the coding sequence TTGCCCCTGGCGAAACTGACGCAGATCCCGCCGAGTATTGCTGCCGTGGCGGACTACGAGCCCTTGGCGCGTCAGCGTATGAGTGCCCAGGCCTGGGCTTATATGGCTGGCGGCGCGGCCGATGAGCTGACCTTGGCCGACAACCAGGCCGCGTTTCGGCACATTCGTTTGCGTACGCGTGTGCTGGCCGACCTGAGTGGCGGCAACACTCACTTGAGCCTATTCGGCCAAGCGTTTGCCCACCCGATTTTCCTCGCGCCGGTGGCGTATCAACAGCTCGCCCATGCCGATGGCGAACTGGCCACGGTGCTGGCGGCTTCGGCCGTGCAGGCTGGTATGGTGCTTAGCACCCAGGCCAGCGTGAGCCTGGAAGCGGTCGCCGAACAGGCGCACAATCCGCTGTGGTTTCAGCTGTATATCCAGCCGGATCGGGCCTTCACCCAGGCGCTGGTCAAGCGCGCCGAAGCTGCCGGTTATCAGGCGCTGGTGCTAACCGTGGATGCGCCGGTAAACGGGATGCGCAATCGCGAGCAGCGGGTGGGCTTCTGTTTGCCGGAGGGTATCGAGGCGGTCAACCTGCGCGGGATGCAGTCACTGCGTGAGAGTGCCGAGCCCAGCGGTGGCTTGTTGCTCGGCGGTGCGTTATTAGCGGCCGCGCCCGGTTGGGCGGATGTGCAGTGGCTGCGCTCGCTGACGCGCCTGCCGATTCTGCTCAAGGGCGTGATGACGGCGGAGGATGCGCAGCGTGCGCTGGCCGAAGGGGTCGACGGCATCATCGTCTCCAACCACGGCGGCCGTACCCTGGATGGTCAGCCTGCAACCATCGAGGTGTTGGCGGAGATTGCCGCTGCAGTACAGGGGCGCGTACCGCTGTTGCTGGATGGCGGTATACGCCGTGGCACCGATGTGTTCAAGGCGCTGGCCCTGGGTGCCGACGCCGTGCTGGTAGGCAGGCCTTATGTCTATGGATTGGCCACGGCCGGAGCCAGTGGGGTGGCGCATGTGGTGCAACTGCTGCGTGCCGAACTGGAGGTTGCCATGGCGCTAACCGGGTGTCGCGATCTGGCCAGTATTGGTGGGGAGTGTGTGCGGGTCAGTGCGCATTAA
- a CDS encoding TonB-dependent siderophore receptor — protein MHKQAGNLPQRRLLASAIGLAVASWAGAGMAAEQAPQQAKTPVELGSVTVKGQQAEDYKTDASSSAKYAVPLLDTPQTITVVPQALLREQQALSMKQVLANVSGITFNAGEGGGGSGDSINIRGFSANANMQIDGLRDSSQNNRTDTFNIEAVEVIKGPNSVFGGSGATGGSINQVSKQPRQRDFTEIGASLGTDNYHRLTLDTNQTLDEVGTGSAFRLNLMAHENDVPSREQIDRERWGIAPSLLLGLSDSTRLTLSYLHQNDNNMPDYGVPAFDGKRVAGVERDAYFGWKNLDKEEIQTDAFTVKFEHDFSDSLRLQNLSRYSRVERDTVISAAHVNLTGVSAGRYVPAGPQAYGRDVTSEMWINQTNLTAYFDTLGLSHTLVTGVEVSREDYYRNTYNHALNFTGKDYDLGNPPGYYAGATSKTRTAETSTELENQAVYAFDTIALNQQWDLSLGLRYDWIKGDSKNTALPAGTTTRLSSRDKELSGRAGVVYKPAENGRIYLAYGTSFNPAAEALASSGSLNAAAAELAPEENKSWELGTKWELLDNRLQLDAALFRVEKTNARETMADGSTELAGEQRVQGVELGVSGRISEQWNVYANYTFLDSETLKAADTAAGIAKEGQALGNTPPRSFNLWSTYELPAGWRVGYGARYASERNVTSSDNAKLDAYWVHNAMVGYKVNQELDLQLNMNNLFDKDYVQSVRQNVGLNTRSSAIEYGDARSAVLSATYRF, from the coding sequence ATGCATAAACAAGCTGGCAACTTGCCGCAGCGTCGTCTTCTGGCTTCGGCCATCGGTCTGGCCGTCGCCTCTTGGGCGGGTGCTGGTATGGCTGCTGAGCAGGCACCGCAGCAAGCCAAGACGCCGGTTGAGCTGGGCAGCGTAACGGTCAAGGGCCAGCAGGCCGAAGATTACAAAACCGATGCCTCGTCCTCCGCCAAGTACGCCGTTCCTTTGCTTGATACCCCGCAGACCATCACCGTGGTGCCGCAGGCGCTGCTCAGAGAGCAGCAGGCGCTGAGCATGAAGCAGGTGCTGGCTAACGTTTCCGGCATCACCTTCAACGCCGGTGAGGGCGGTGGCGGCTCGGGTGACAGCATCAACATCCGTGGCTTCAGTGCCAACGCCAATATGCAGATCGACGGCCTGCGCGACAGCTCGCAGAACAACCGTACCGACACCTTCAATATCGAAGCGGTCGAGGTCATCAAAGGCCCCAACTCGGTTTTTGGCGGCTCGGGCGCCACTGGCGGCAGCATCAATCAGGTCAGCAAGCAGCCACGCCAGCGCGATTTCACTGAGATCGGCGCGAGCTTAGGCACCGATAACTACCACCGCCTGACGCTGGACACTAACCAGACTCTGGATGAAGTCGGCACCGGCAGCGCATTTCGTCTCAACCTGATGGCCCATGAGAATGATGTACCGAGCCGCGAGCAGATCGATCGTGAGCGCTGGGGCATTGCGCCTTCGCTGTTGTTGGGGTTGAGTGACTCGACGCGCCTGACCTTGAGCTACTTGCATCAAAACGATAACAACATGCCTGACTACGGCGTGCCGGCCTTCGATGGCAAGCGTGTCGCCGGGGTTGAGCGTGATGCTTATTTCGGCTGGAAAAACTTGGATAAGGAAGAGATCCAGACCGATGCCTTCACGGTCAAATTCGAGCACGATTTCAGCGACAGTCTGCGCTTGCAGAACCTCAGCCGTTACAGCCGTGTTGAGCGAGATACGGTGATTTCCGCCGCCCACGTTAACCTTACTGGCGTTTCCGCCGGCCGTTATGTTCCCGCTGGCCCGCAGGCGTATGGCCGTGATGTGACCAGCGAGATGTGGATCAACCAGACCAACCTGACCGCGTATTTCGATACCTTGGGCCTGAGCCATACCCTGGTGACGGGCGTCGAGGTGTCGCGTGAGGATTACTACCGCAATACCTACAATCACGCGCTCAACTTTACCGGCAAGGATTACGACCTAGGCAACCCGCCGGGTTATTACGCTGGGGCGACCAGCAAGACCCGCACGGCCGAAACCTCGACCGAGCTTGAGAACCAGGCCGTCTATGCATTCGACACCATTGCTCTGAATCAGCAGTGGGACTTAAGCCTGGGTTTGCGTTATGACTGGATTAAGGGTGATTCGAAGAACACCGCGCTGCCCGCTGGTACGACAACGCGCCTGAGCTCGCGTGACAAGGAGCTCAGTGGGCGTGCTGGAGTGGTCTATAAGCCAGCTGAAAATGGCCGCATCTACCTGGCATACGGCACCTCCTTTAACCCGGCTGCAGAAGCTTTGGCGTCTTCCGGCTCGTTGAACGCCGCCGCCGCCGAGTTGGCCCCCGAAGAGAACAAAAGCTGGGAGTTGGGCACCAAGTGGGAGCTGCTGGACAACCGCTTGCAGTTGGATGCAGCGCTGTTTCGCGTAGAGAAGACCAATGCCCGTGAAACCATGGCCGATGGCTCAACCGAACTGGCCGGTGAGCAGCGCGTGCAAGGGGTTGAGCTGGGTGTAAGCGGGCGTATTAGCGAGCAGTGGAACGTCTACGCCAACTACACCTTCCTTGACAGTGAAACCCTCAAGGCGGCGGATACTGCCGCCGGTATCGCCAAAGAAGGCCAGGCATTGGGTAATACCCCGCCGCGCTCATTCAATCTGTGGAGCACCTATGAGCTGCCTGCAGGCTGGCGCGTCGGCTACGGTGCGCGTTACGCCAGTGAGCGCAACGTGACCTCCAGCGATAACGCCAAGCTGGATGCCTACTGGGTGCATAACGCGATGGTCGGCTACAAGGTTAATCAGGAGCTCGACCTGCAGCTGAACATGAATAACCTGTTCGACAAGGACTATGTGCAGAGCGTGCGGCAGAACGTTGGTCTTAATACTCGTTCTTCAGCCATCGAATATGGCGATGCACGTTCGGCCGTGCTGTCGGCCACTTACCGCTTCTAG